The Methanomassiliicoccales archaeon DNA window GAGATGTCCCTCAAGCATTGAAGTTGTTGAAGTCGTTGAGAGCGCGAGAAAGGACCTTGTGGCGAATGGGTTCATACTCCCACAGCACAGCAAAATAATCAAAAACATCCTTTCATTCGGCAATCCTTACGGGGAAAGGGATCGGGTGATTGATCGCTTTGGCATGAAACCGAGGAATGCTGAAATAGGCTATTTTATCGGTTGCACCTCAGCATATAGGAATGTGAAGAGCGCCAACGCGACGCTGTCAATTCTAAAGAAGCTCGGCGAGGATTTCACTCTCCTTGACGAGGTTTGTTGCGGGAGTGTTATGCAAAGAGTTGGCTGGAAGGAAGCGGATCTTATTTCACTCATGGAGAAAAACGTCAAAGCGGTCGAGAGTGTTGGCGTGGATGAGGTCGTGTTTTCTTGCGCCGGTTGTTATAGAATGTTTAAAGAGGAATACCCAAAGTTTGTCGACATCAATTTTAAGGTCAAGCATATCTCAGAATTTCTCGCTGGCAAGGAACTTAACTTAATACCGCTAAAAAAGAAAGTCACATATCATGATCCGTGTCATCTTGGAAGGCATTGCGGTGTATACGATCCTCCAAGAAAGGTGCTCTCAATGATCCCCGATCTCACATATAAGGAAATGCCAAGAAATAGGGATACCGCGAGGTGTTGCGGTGGTGGCGGTGGCGTAAGGTCAGCATTCCCTGACCTCTCAACTAAAATTGCTGCTCGGAGAGTCGACGAGGCGTCATTTGCCGATTTCCTAGTGACTTCATGCCCATTCTGCGTGAACAACCTCAGGCTCGGCAAGGAATCGAACGGCGCAAAGGTCGAAGTAGTCGATCTTGTCGAATTCATCGAACCGTTGCTTACTGGTTAATCATGATCGCTCGTATCCGTTCTTATCTGTCATATAAAGAAGCGCTCGACGAATGGTCTCGTTTAAAAATC harbors:
- a CDS encoding (Fe-S)-binding protein, which encodes MAETIEAQHLKNELKTLMTCTYCGFCKSVCPVFEGIGWDPSVARGRMILSYGLLRKEIPADQSVVESLFQCTTCKDCERRCPSSIEVVEVVESARKDLVANGFILPQHSKIIKNILSFGNPYGERDRVIDRFGMKPRNAEIGYFIGCTSAYRNVKSANATLSILKKLGEDFTLLDEVCCGSVMQRVGWKEADLISLMEKNVKAVESVGVDEVVFSCAGCYRMFKEEYPKFVDINFKVKHISEFLAGKELNLIPLKKKVTYHDPCHLGRHCGVYDPPRKVLSMIPDLTYKEMPRNRDTARCCGGGGGVRSAFPDLSTKIAARRVDEASFADFLVTSCPFCVNNLRLGKESNGAKVEVVDLVEFIEPLLTG